The Candidatus Limnocylindrales bacterium genome includes the window TCTGTAGGGAGAATGTAGAGATGATGATCCGTCTTAAGCTTTTGGGCGAAAAGCGATGCATAATACGTATCATCCCCCCGGACTTCCCCTACGATACGATGAGGGTTCTGTTTAAAAACTTCGGTATTTCGGGTATATCCAATGTTAAAGGTCTTTAAAAAAGGATGATACTTCAGGGCGAGTGCCGTTACAAGGCTTGAATCCAGACCTCCACTTAAACAGGCACCCAATGGGACATGGGAAAATAACTCCTGGTGGACAGACTCATCCAAAAAATTGTAGAGGTTCTCCAGGTCATCCTCGTCCTGATTTCGGGTTCTCGACGTCCAATATCCCATTTCTGAAAAAGGCACATCCCAGTACTCTCGAATTTTTAAACCCTTTCTGGAAACTTCCAGAAAATGGCCCGGACTCAAGGCCTGAATACCCCGAAATAGGGTGTTAGGAACCAAAGGAAACCCGCAGAACAGATACTCTGCTATGGCTTCGGGGTTTACTTCTACCGGGTGATCGGATTGGGCTAAGATAGCCTTGATTTCTGAGGCAAAGACAAATTTACCGGATTTCATCCCATAGAACAAAGGCTTTATTCCCAGACGATCCCGTGCCAGAAAAAGTTTCTCCTGCTTCTCATCCCATATGGCAAAGGCAAACATTCCATTTAAAAGATGGAGGCAATCGATTCCATAGACTTCATACGCCCGAAGAATAACTTCCGTATCGCTTCCGGTTACAAAACAATATCCACGTTTTTCTAAATTTTCTCGGATCTCTCGATGATTGTAAATTTCTCCATTAAATACAATCCACAGGGACTGTTCCCGGTTCGATAGAGGCTGAGCCCCTGATTCTAAATCGATAATGGAAAGTCGCTGACTGCCCAGTCCTATAAACTCTCGAAAGTAAATTCCATTCTGATCCGGTCCTCGATGAGCCAGGGCACGATTCATAGCTCGAAGGGTCTCAGGATCGACCTTTTCTGAGTGATCGGTGATAAAAATTCCAGAAATTCCACACATAACTGAAAGTCTAAAGTTTAAAATTCGAAGCCTTTTAGACTTTCCTCAATTTGAGGCTTCAAACTTTGGACTTTGGACTGAATAGGCGACGCAGGTGTTTCGAACCGAAAGTTGATGTTGCTCCAGGAAAGCTATTTTCTCTTCAGGGGGATACGGCTGTTGGGGATTACCCATCTCCATACACTTTTTGGCTAAAAGTCCTTGAATCGAGATATGACAGGCATCCAATATAAGGTTGGTGAGATGAGTACATCCTTCCTTTCCACCGATTTGCCGCTCCAGAAGAAAGGTCAGACCTGGCCTGATCTGGAGTCCCACGCATTTAGATATCTGAGTCAAAGCTGCGGGACAGATAGGATAGGGAGTTTGATTTATCCGGGGTTTAATCGAAACGATCACCAGATCCGGATACTGGAAGATCACTTCAACCCCCATATCATGGAAAGAATCTTTCATACTTACCGTTACAACCAACCGGTTTTCTAGGTCATCCCAGAGAACTTTATAATCTTTTTTTCGATGAAAAAGCTCCATATTCTCCCATTCTCCCGTTCACTTCAATAAAGACCTTTGGGTTTTACCCAACACGGTCTTGGGAAGGGAATCTGAGAATTCAATCACTTTAGGTACTTTAAAAGATTCCAGGTAACGGGCGCAGTACCCCATCAGTTCATGGGGATCGGGTGTAAATTTGGGGTCACAAACGACCCAGGCTTTTACCACTTCCCCTAAGATTCCGGCTGGATCTGGGATGCCTGTCACCGCAGCTTCTCTAACCGCCGGATGCTTACGCAAGACGGCCTCTATTTCCTCTGGACTGATCTTCTCTCCCCCACTGTTAATCAATTCATCGGTACGACCCAGTAAGAAGAGATAGTTTTCTGAGTCTAAGTAGCCATAATCCGGGGTCAACAGAGTTCCATCGGACCACAAGCATTGTTGCGTAAGATCTGGTCGATTCCAATAACCTTTCATAATCATGGAACTTTTAACCGCCACACGACCCGGTTTGTTAACTCCTAGGGGTTGACCCTGCTCATCTAAAATCGAAAGTGTTACCCCTGGATAAGGCTGTCCTACGGAACCCGCCTTCCGATCCGGTTCTGTAACTTCCCGGAAACACACCCGACTGACCTCTGTAAGACCATAGGTTACAAATAACCGCGTGGTCGGTAAGGCTGTTTTGAGTTGGGTGAGGAGAGAAGGAGGAGCCGGTGAAGTACCCAGGGTAATATAGCGCAGATGCCTTTGGCATCTTTTCAACAGGGATTCATAGCGATCCATAAAAAGCGTTAATCCACCTGGAACTCCGGAGAATCCCGTGACCTGTTCCCCATGAAATTGCTTTAAAACCTGGGCCGGGTAGGTCAAATTCTTTGCCAGAATTAAAGTTCCCCCTGCTCGCAAACAACCGTCTATCTCCCGGAGTCCGTATAGATGGAAAAGAGGGACCAGAATCCCCATTCGATCCCGAGAAGTTAATTTCAGAAACTCTTTTCCGGTTTCCGCAATAACCTCTAAATTTCCGTGGGTCAGCATAACCCCCTTCGGTTGTCCGGTTGTTCCACTGGTATAAATAATAGCGGCCAGATCGTCTTCGATGTCCTTCTCCCGCCCTTCTATATTCCTTTGCATGCCGGAGGAATTGAGGGCATAGGCGCCAGGATAAAGCTTGGCTGAAGGCGTAACCGGAGGATGAGGATGCGAGACCCCAAAGGGGCGGGAATATGAAGAGAGAAAGAAAATTTCCACCTCACCTTCTCCCAGAGTTATGGGATCCCCAAAACCCAAAGAAATCAGATCTCCGGCATAGGAATGGATTCGCTTTTCCAGGAACAACGCTTTGGGTGAGCAATCTTCAAGGGTATGGGTTAAGGCCTCTAAGGTCGTGGAGGGATTTAAAGGAACGACCACTCCCCCAACTTGAAGGATAGCAAGATAAGCGATCACAAAGTCTGGAGAATTATCCAGGAGCAGACAAATGCGATCTCCTGGAGCTATTCCGTTCTGTTGTAAAATACCGGCAAGTCGATCCACCAAAGTATCTAACTGCGCATAGGTAAGACGATACTCTTCCTGGACTACTGCCTCTTTTCCTGGAGAAAGAGCCCTGTATTGTTTTAAAAACTCGTGTAATCTGGCCATGTTTATTGAATCCCAAACTTTTCTCCAAGGTACTTCATTACGGCTTCTAAAGAGCCAAAGTTTTCGGGCATGATATCTTCCCCTGGAATTTTGATCTTGCAGAGTTTTTCAATAAACACAACAAAATCCAGAAGAGAAAGGGAATCAAAGATCCCTTGATCGATAAAAGAATCTGTACTTTGAAGGGTAGTAATCCCCTTCCCCTGTAAAGCCGGCAAACTCAGAATATAATTTTCGAGCGCCTGTGTTACGTTTGTGGGTTGTCTGTTGACGATCTTCGGTTGTTCCCGGTCCAATTTTTATCGTCCGTTATCTGTTATCTGCCGTTTTCGGCTATAGAAGAAAAACAACCGACAACAGGTAACGGGTCCATCAACCAAAAAATAGACGCTGATAAGCCTGGAGGGTTACTTCCAACGGCTTACCGGTGATTCCATCCCAAAAACTTCGATGAATAAGGGCTATAAACGAAAAGGTAAGGGCAGTTTTTAGAGCTAAAAGGAGGATTCTTATCCCAGGACTCTTCACTTTAAGAGAAAATTCTTTTATCCATGGAGTCTGGGAAATCTTTGAAATAACGGCAATGGCTAAACCAAAGGATCCAAAGGCCAGGGTTAGTTGAATGACAGCATCCCACGTTATGGCCGGTGTTACCAGAAGATGCCAGAGACCGCTGACTAAAAAGGTCGTTAGGATTTTAGCAGTTATCTGCTTATGCCCCCAGAAGGGATAAAAAACATGGGTCATGAGCCATCGATAAGTCGAAATGTTGGAAGTTTTCCAATATTGAACAGGGCTGGAGGACAGAAGTGGATTTGCAAAATTTTCATAAAGATTAAATCCCAGAAGTCGAGACAGGGCAATCGCCATATCTGTAAAACCGGAAAAAGCCCAATAAAAGCGAATTAAAAGCAGGCAAAAAGTACCCCATAGGAAAAGTCTCGGGTCCAGGTGTTGAAGAAAAGGATGGGGGACAGAACCCTCCGCCCATTGTTGCAGTTTATTGTAGAGATTCTGAGAGTAAGGAGTCAAAACAAAAAACTTAATCCCTCCCCAGGTCATTTTAAGGAGGTTATAAGGAACCAGTTGGGACCAATTAGAAATCTGAGGTTGATAACTCTTATAAAAATCATTGAACGAAACCACAGGTCCGGCGAATAGGGTAGGAAGAAAAAATATATAAAGGAGAAACTGATTGAATCGATCCCAACCGGTTAAAGAGGTTTTAGGACGTTTACTGAGGACAAAATCTATACTTCGAAGCAGGAAAAAGGCCTCTATTCCCTGACGACCCCAGAAGACATACTTGATGGCTGGTCGGGGGAATTGGTATTTAAGGAAAACAAAAGCGACTAAAACCCCCAAAACCAAAATGAACTTCTGATTTCGGGTTCGGTTTGTTTCCCCAATGAGATAGATGGTCAGGGCCGTCAGGGTAAATATTAGAAAATTTAACGGGGGAAACAGCCATAAAAGGGCTCCCAGGCTAATAAAGAGCATGGAGTATTCACGAACCTGGAATTTTCCCGTCCATTCCGAGGAAGGCTTTGCCGGAGTTACGTAAAAAATCGGAGTCGTTGTCAGGAGACCGGTAAGATTTTTCATACCTTAAAAACCCGATGCAAAAGTTCCAGGGTTAAAAGATACATGGAAATCTGCCACTGGGTCAGCAGATCCACCCCTTCAAACTCATTTTTTCTTTCCAAGAAATCCTCTAATCGAGAAGGGTCGAAATAGGAAATAGCCCTTGAGTGGGGGCTTAAAAGGAGATCCCGGGTGAGCCGGAGTTGGTTGAACACCGAGGGTGGATCCCGGGGTATGGGCATGTGGGTTTTTTTTCGGTAAAGGATGGAATCTGGGAGAAAGCCCCGGAGCATTTTTTTGAAGATATATTTACTCTGACCGTTTTTAACTTTTAATTCTGAGGGCATAGGCGCCAGGAGTTCAACCAATCGGTGGTCCAGAAAGGGAGGTCGTGTTTCCACCCCAAAAGCCAGGGAGGTCCGATCATGGAACTCCAAAAGCTCCAGAAGGAAGAACTTTAAATACAGATAAAGGGCCTGGTATAAGATATCCTGGTTAGAAACCCGGATCAGATGATCCGACAACTTTTGACCGAAGAGCTCTTCGGGTCTGATCGTCTTGCGAAACTCCTGGGAAAAGAGCTTGAGCATAACTTTCCAGGAAGGGGCCCAGGGAAAGTAAGTAATTTGTCGGGTTTTTAAAATATCATCAAGACCCAGACCTCGCGATCCCAGATATCCGGCCAGGAGTTCATCGGCCCCTTCTCCACAGAGAACTACGGTGGCATAATCTTTAAGCTTTTCATAGAGGAGGTACATGGTGGCAGCCCCTTTATTAAAGGGTCTTTCTAAATGCCAGGTCAATCGTTCCAGGGTGGAAAAATAGGCTTCAGGGGAAATTAAAAATTCATGATGTTTCGTTCCCAACGTTTGGGCGACGATTCTGGCATAGGTAGCATCATGGTCTTCCCCTTTCCAGGGATTTGGAAAGTCAATGGTAAAAGTTTGCAAAGAACCCGATAGCATCTGGCCGGCCCAGGTTGCGATGCTGCTGGAATCTGTACCTCCACTGAGTAAAACACCTAAAGGAACCTCTCCGACCAACCGAAGCCGGACGGCATCTTTAAGGAGTTCCATGAGGTGCTGCCCGTAATACTTTTCCATCTCTTCCCCTTTAAGAGGGATGGGTTGGGTTGTCTCCGGAGAAGGAATTTCCCAATATTTTTTCAAACGATAATGAAAACCGGGTCTACCGGTGTGAGCCATGGCGGTTAAGGTACAACCAGGAGGAAGGGTCCATATCCCTTTAAACAGGGTATGGGCTTCTAAAAGGGCTCCACAAAGGAGTACCTCAGCAACAGCTTCCAGATTAATATCCGGGGAAATGGCAGGATGTTGTAAAATAGCTTTAGCTTCCGATG containing:
- a CDS encoding acyl carrier protein gives rise to the protein MDREQPKIVNRQPTNVTQALENYILSLPALQGKGITTLQSTDSFIDQGIFDSLSLLDFVVFIEKLCKIKIPGEDIMPENFGSLEAVMKYLGEKFGIQ
- a CDS encoding MBOAT family O-acyltransferase; translation: MKNLTGLLTTTPIFYVTPAKPSSEWTGKFQVREYSMLFISLGALLWLFPPLNFLIFTLTALTIYLIGETNRTRNQKFILVLGVLVAFVFLKYQFPRPAIKYVFWGRQGIEAFFLLRSIDFVLSKRPKTSLTGWDRFNQFLLYIFFLPTLFAGPVVSFNDFYKSYQPQISNWSQLVPYNLLKMTWGGIKFFVLTPYSQNLYNKLQQWAEGSVPHPFLQHLDPRLFLWGTFCLLLIRFYWAFSGFTDMAIALSRLLGFNLYENFANPLLSSSPVQYWKTSNISTYRWLMTHVFYPFWGHKQITAKILTTFLVSGLWHLLVTPAITWDAVIQLTLAFGSFGLAIAVISKISQTPWIKEFSLKVKSPGIRILLLALKTALTFSFIALIHRSFWDGITGKPLEVTLQAYQRLFFG
- the asnB gene encoding asparagine synthase (glutamine-hydrolyzing), which gives rise to MCGISGIFNFALDKPVEVETLEKMNEIQRHRGPDDVGVYLNNRVGLGNRRLSIIDREYGRQPMSNEDGSIWITYNGEIFNYRQLQRLLKSRGYRFKTDSDTEVVLHAYEAFGEDCVEQFNGQFAFAIWDHPGKKLFLARDRMGIVPLHYTIADGQFIFASEAKAILQHPAISPDINLEAVAEVLLCGALLEAHTLFKGIWTLPPGCTLTAMAHTGRPGFHYRLKKYWEIPSPETTQPIPLKGEEMEKYYGQHLMELLKDAVRLRLVGEVPLGVLLSGGTDSSSIATWAGQMLSGSLQTFTIDFPNPWKGEDHDATYARIVAQTLGTKHHEFLISPEAYFSTLERLTWHLERPFNKGAATMYLLYEKLKDYATVVLCGEGADELLAGYLGSRGLGLDDILKTRQITYFPWAPSWKVMLKLFSQEFRKTIRPEELFGQKLSDHLIRVSNQDILYQALYLYLKFFLLELLEFHDRTSLAFGVETRPPFLDHRLVELLAPMPSELKVKNGQSKYIFKKMLRGFLPDSILYRKKTHMPIPRDPPSVFNQLRLTRDLLLSPHSRAISYFDPSRLEDFLERKNEFEGVDLLTQWQISMYLLTLELLHRVFKV
- a CDS encoding class I adenylate-forming enzyme family protein, with the protein product MARLHEFLKQYRALSPGKEAVVQEEYRLTYAQLDTLVDRLAGILQQNGIAPGDRICLLLDNSPDFVIAYLAILQVGGVVVPLNPSTTLEALTHTLEDCSPKALFLEKRIHSYAGDLISLGFGDPITLGEGEVEIFFLSSYSRPFGVSHPHPPVTPSAKLYPGAYALNSSGMQRNIEGREKDIEDDLAAIIYTSGTTGQPKGVMLTHGNLEVIAETGKEFLKLTSRDRMGILVPLFHLYGLREIDGCLRAGGTLILAKNLTYPAQVLKQFHGEQVTGFSGVPGGLTLFMDRYESLLKRCQRHLRYITLGTSPAPPSLLTQLKTALPTTRLFVTYGLTEVSRVCFREVTEPDRKAGSVGQPYPGVTLSILDEQGQPLGVNKPGRVAVKSSMIMKGYWNRPDLTQQCLWSDGTLLTPDYGYLDSENYLFLLGRTDELINSGGEKISPEEIEAVLRKHPAVREAAVTGIPDPAGILGEVVKAWVVCDPKFTPDPHELMGYCARYLESFKVPKVIEFSDSLPKTVLGKTQRSLLK
- the asnB gene encoding asparagine synthase (glutamine-hydrolyzing) is translated as MCGISGIFITDHSEKVDPETLRAMNRALAHRGPDQNGIYFREFIGLGSQRLSIIDLESGAQPLSNREQSLWIVFNGEIYNHREIRENLEKRGYCFVTGSDTEVILRAYEVYGIDCLHLLNGMFAFAIWDEKQEKLFLARDRLGIKPLFYGMKSGKFVFASEIKAILAQSDHPVEVNPEAIAEYLFCGFPLVPNTLFRGIQALSPGHFLEVSRKGLKIREYWDVPFSEMGYWTSRTRNQDEDDLENLYNFLDESVHQELFSHVPLGACLSGGLDSSLVTALALKYHPFLKTFNIGYTRNTEVFKQNPHRIVGEVRGDDTYYASLFAQKLKTDHHLYILPTDSLCEAIDRMIWHREKPLVTLSEYGHFLLNQEASQKVRVLLSGQGADELFGGYYYWLQRKDRQNTTFFPWIWRTDPRKPDYPISAVDFLETLVTDEFRWETFYWEVHQDRFEEYLARAKTSDFFNKLSYLFVKLHLHEMLEIEDRHSMASSVEVRVPFLDHRLVEWILNLPGEIKTQKSDEKHFLKRMIRKYLPDFPETILMRKKSPMPPPFEVQELINAMLTSLKQPHLAIEAYFNREKLDAFLASFQEGSSGLFTQKHYALIRLYFLERWHKVFNG
- a CDS encoding DUF2889 domain-containing protein yields the protein MELFHRKKDYKVLWDDLENRLVVTVSMKDSFHDMGVEVIFQYPDLVIVSIKPRINQTPYPICPAALTQISKCVGLQIRPGLTFLLERQIGGKEGCTHLTNLILDACHISIQGLLAKKCMEMGNPQQPYPPEEKIAFLEQHQLSVRNTCVAYSVQSPKFEASN